In one Eucalyptus grandis isolate ANBG69807.140 unplaced genomic scaffold, ASM1654582v1 tig00095167, whole genome shotgun sequence genomic region, the following are encoded:
- the LOC104456846 gene encoding calmodulin-binding protein 60 E, whose product MLVLAFNAVVWDQLCDFAVQQLQYFLLVKLPGYFAAVQEGNKSKRKLVLGSRWTEEDVQRVGSIALELAAARLAECDQSETSNGLESDVVPRSCSTEEDPRRVFMEQLEQLPVPHSADLVQRCIPNTLEGVVAEIRSLLEATIQRVEEAAELADCTHLRREYRANAKSPAKNGCFPQRKYQLHFETKLPDRVFTKDKLVGEGETIISVALIDANTGDTVTSGWESSAKVEVVVLDSGFNKDEQDNWAPEEFESYVVPGQEGPPLKGNLQVRLKEGVAELGDLSFNKNSRKMKSEKRYPPALEDDVWRLNEIAKDGTRHQKLKNEGIYKVKDFLLQLSTDPEKLKEILGMEKRHEDWKILRDHARTCKTNWQLHLYYADGEGKCGAIVDYDGQLIGLIKNRDLEDAIVKMAFDNWNGVAELDGKTLSGSMQKKSSSSSSSHVLDGFAPGTFATRVGQEPPPATVGSTGEGHNGVSALPLPAESEIINFGNATGLAVGESALATHHQPELADRSNFPISRGGNGLTTVQLPMQSEDTSSQYATGSQWINTSSQRDCTLNGHVPPSELSSATISGFPSSSALPVSEGNPLMEGTEFDPFRLR is encoded by the exons ATGCTAGTTTTAGCTTTTAATGCGGTCGTCTGGGATCAGTTATGCGATTTCGCGGTTCAGCAATTGCAGTACTTCCTCCTTGTTAAGTTGCCGGGTTACTTTGCTGCCGT GCAAGAAGGGAACAAGTCCAAAAGGAAGCTCGTGCTGGGGAGCCGCTGGACGGAGGAGGATGTCCAGAGAGTG GGTAGCATAGCGCTGGAGCTCGCTGCAGCTCGCTTGGCCGAATGTGATCAGAG TGAGACATCAAACGGACTCGAAAGTGATGTCGTGCCCAGGAGTTGCTCGACAGAAGAGGACCCTCGGAGAGTG TTCATGGAACAACTGGAGCAGCTACCAGTACCTCACTCAGCTGATCTTGTCCAGAG GTGCATCCCAAACACTCTCGAGGGGGTCGTAGCAGAGATTCGCTCATTGCTGGAGGCAACCATTCAGAGGGTG GAGGAAGCAGCGGAGCTTGCAGACTGTACCCACCTCAGAAG AGAATACAGGGCCAATGCTAAATCTCCGGCAAAGAATGGTTGTTTTCCGCAGAGAAAATATCAGCTTCATTTTGAAACCAAACTGCCAGATCGTGTATTCACTAAAGATAAATTAGTAGGAGAGGGGGAGACTATCATTTCCGTTGCCTTGATCGATGCAAATACAGGGGATACAGTTACATCAGGCTGGGAATCCTCTGCTAAGGTGGAGGTCGTCGTGCTTGATAGTGGCTTCAACAAAGACGAGCAGGATAACTGGGCTCCAGAAGAGTTTGAGAGTTATGTGGTTCCAGGACAAGAGGGGCCgcctttgaaaggaaatctccAAGTGAGGCTGAAGGAAGGTGTTGCGGAGCTGGGAGACCtgtcatttaataaaaactCCAGAAAGATGA AATCCGAGAAACGTTATCCACCTGCACTTGAGGATGACGTCTGGAGGTTGAACGAAATTGCCAAGGACGGGACACGTCACCAGAAACTGAAGAACGAAGGAATATATAAAGTGAAGGACTTTCTCTTGCAACTGTCTACTGATCCCGAGAAACTGAAAGAG ATTCTTGGAATGGAGAAACGCCACGAGGACTGGAAGATCCTTAGAGATCATGCAAGGACTTGCAAGACCAATTGGCAGCTTCATTTGTACTATGCTGATGGCGAGGGGAAGTGTGGTGCTATAGTCGACTATGATGGTCAACTCATCGGCTTAATCAAAAACAGG GATCTTGAAGATGCAATCGTGAAAATGGCCTTCGATAACTGGAATGGTGTTGCGGAGCTCGATGGTAAGACCCTCTCTGGTTCAATGCAGAAGAAAAGCTCAAGCTCTTCTTCATCTCACGTCCTTGATGGATTTGCTCCAGGAACCTTTGCTACTCGAGTTGGTCAGGAACCTCCTCCGGCAACTGTGGGCTCCACTGGTGAAG GACATAATGGTGTGAGTGCTTTGCCGTTGCCAGCAGAGTCAGAAATTATCAATTTTGGAAATGCCACGGGGCTTGCAGTTGGTGAAAGTGCTCTCGCTACACATCATCAGCCTGAACTTGCAGACCgctcaaattttccaatttccaGAGGAGGTAATGGTCTTACCACTGTCCAACTTCCAATGCAGTCCGAAGATACCAGTTCGCAATATGCCACGGGGAGCCAATGGATCAATACTTCGAGCCAAAGGGACTGTACTCTGAATGGGCATGTTCCGCCCTCAGAATTGTCCTCTGCCACAATATCAGGCTTCCCATCTAGTAGTGCACTTCCTGTTTCTGAAGGCAATCCCCTGATGGAAGGTACCGAATTCGACCCCTTTAGATTGCGATAG